One part of the Larimichthys crocea isolate SSNF chromosome XIX, L_crocea_2.0, whole genome shotgun sequence genome encodes these proteins:
- the gpr34a gene encoding putative G-protein coupled receptor 34a codes for MSTFSSPFANSSLRVSTSAFPFSTAPLVSTSSAVSPNQSEPQCSFDDEALRLPLAVLYSLFFIFGLVGNLFALWVFLFLHSSRNSVRVFLINCAVADLVLLACLPFRIFYHVNGNKWVLGYVACKLVGNLFYMNMYISITLLGLISLDRFLRLKGKGRARRCMRMPMLGRGWPWSWVVCGTLWGLSLVALVPMIAMAEDKEFNDKCFQYKQRSSKAKGKAYFNGVLVLLFWLVFVMLMVSYGKIASQLLSVSRDKPDLPNAQRYKRTAKKSFFVLFLFTVCFAPYHAFRPFYILSQLSSSVTCTQLQKVDRTNEVMLLLSAFNSCLDPVMYFLLSGSVRKTVLQTLGHRLGNRFLFLNDATSNSSTMEFRRPSVPMGLPNTPSGTPRSSICVINSNLRRTGLNALPPIGQQRLNNV; via the coding sequence ATGAGCACCTTCTCTTCCCCCTTCGCTAACTCCTCTCTTCGAGTGTCTACCTCAGCCTTCCCCTTCTCGACCGCCCCTCTCGTCTCCACCTCTTCAGCGGTCTCCCCAAACCAGTCAGAACCGCAGTGTTCGTTTGATGACGAGGCCCTCCGTCTGCCGCTTGCAGTCCTGTACTCCCTGTTCTTCATCTTCGGGCTCGTGGGTAACCTCTTCGCCCTGTGGGTCTTCCTTTTCCTGCATTCGAGTCGCAACTCCGTGCGGGTCTTCCTCATCAACTGCGCTGTGGCTGATCTCGTCCTGCTGGCATGTCTGCCCTTCAGGATTTTCTACCATGTGAATGGAAACAAGTGGGTGCTGGGATACGTGGCCTGTAAGCTGGTGGGGAATCTGTTTTACATGAACATGTACATCAGCATCACACTGCTGGGACTCATCAGCTTGGACCGATTCTTGAGGTTGAAGGGGAAAGGCCGAGCACGGAGATGCATGAGGATGCCAATGTTGGGGCGTGGCTGGCCGTGGAGCTGGGTGGTGTGCGGTACTCTGTGGGGTCTGTCACTGGTGGCGCTGGTGCCCATGATTGCCATGGCAGAAGACAAAGAGTTCAATGACAAATGTTTCCAGTATAAGCAGCGTAGCAGCAAAGCCAAAGGGAAAGCCTACTTCAACGGCGTGCTGGTGTTGTTGTTCTGGCTCGTCTTCGTCATGCTCATGGTGTCCTATGGGAAGATCGCGTCGCAGTTGCTGAGCGTGTCGCGGGATAAGCCTGACCTCCCGAACGCACAGAGATACAAACGAACCGCCAAAAAGTCCTTCTTTGTCCTCTTCCTGTTCACCGTCTGCTTTGCACCATACCACGCCTTCCGCCCATTCTACATCCTGTCCCAGCTCAGCAGTTCAGTGACTTGCACCCAGTTGCAAAAGGTGGACCGGACCAATGAGGTGATGCTGTTACTTTCCGCCTTTAATAGCTGTTTGGATCCTGTCATGTACTTTCTGTTGTCTGGCTCAGTGCGCAAAACTGTGCTCCAAACGCTCGGCCACCGACTGGGCAACAGGTTTCTCTTCCTAAACGACGCGACATCCAACAGCTCGACGATGGAGTTCAGACGACCGTCTGTGCCCATGGGTTTACCAAACACCCCCTCAGGCACCCCCAGGTCAAGTATCTGTGTCATCAACTCTAACCTCCGCCGCACAGGGCTGAACGCACTTCCACCTATTGGCCAGCAGCGATTAAATAATGTCTGA